In a single window of the Flavivirga spongiicola genome:
- a CDS encoding SusC/RagA family TonB-linked outer membrane protein has translation MKKVLKLKKLASFSLKFDLKMKLTTLLLIASLFQLQANESYAQKTKITLDLENVSLEKVFDKIESLTEFKFSYNDNEVDYQKIVSVKVKKKQISSVLELLLKNTNIIFKVVDRHIILEYNNTLPVRVNDAPVNVREQQKHPINGTVNDNNGQPLPGANIAEKGTTNGTQTDFDGKFSIDLSSDNATLIISYVGFIKQEVLVNGQTNIAITLQEDTAALDEVVVVGYGAQSRKKVTGAIASVKSEQIEDLPVTSFDQALAGQVTGVQVSAGTGSPGVSSDIKVRGVGTITAGTSPLLVIDGFPAESINLSDINPNDIASIQVLKDAASAAIYGSRGSNGVILVSTKQGKQGKTQFSFNAYTGYQKVSSTYDLANAYQWAEFQTENFQNQGVFAPDYVPDVYQPYLAGTLGLTDTDWQDEIYITAPISSYQFSARGGNEDTKFSVSGEYFDQDGIIISTDFKRYSFRTNLTSNIYKNPESSFLKNVKLGVNIAPSYSTNNKVSENHHGDDGIVIITQFAYPNFAPYNPDGSFAISEQIIFGQSPTGLQNNGARFENTVAMAIQTERVQRRFNVIGSTYLDFTLIDNLNFKTYFGLNYSDSELSKFRPSSIGTRRNRASVAAVGRLDEGNIFNYITENTFNFKKTFGEDHNVDVLAGYSFQKERLFSSFLTSTNASANDFSTFNGSNVITGGDTLEEEWSLISYISRLNYDYKGKYLLSASFRRDGSSRFGDNSKWGNFPSVSLGWRMGEEDFLQDSETISDLKLRASWGITGNNSIGNYGGIALLDAANYENLGGLSADTSPNANLSWEETSQIDIGIDLGLFNNKISIIADYYKSTTDGLLLDVPVPSQTGFTSSLQNLGEVENKGFEFAISANNIKLGEVEWSSSFNISTNKNKVISLGTDQTQIISKHHKTEVGRPLGEFYGWNIIGVYDTQAEIDASAHVTSGRGTTPGDYQIEDVNGDGQIDNDDRKVIGNPNPDFTYGFSTTFKYKGFDLTALLQGTVGHDILNFNYFFATLEGGFGNALAERVEGRWQSPSNPGTGFARAGNNGAFYDRSSRIIEDGDFLRFRNITLGYTLDSKISEKVGIEKARIYFSSINPFTFTDYSGSNPEVNSSVGGNANPLQPGLDWGGYPTAKSFTVGLNLTF, from the coding sequence ATGAAAAAAGTACTTAAGTTAAAGAAGCTCGCTTCTTTTTCATTAAAATTTGACTTAAAAATGAAACTAACTACGCTCTTACTGATAGCTTCTTTATTCCAGCTTCAAGCCAATGAGTCGTATGCACAAAAAACAAAAATTACGCTCGATCTTGAAAATGTGAGTTTAGAAAAAGTGTTTGATAAAATAGAATCACTTACAGAATTTAAATTTAGCTATAATGATAATGAGGTCGACTATCAAAAAATAGTTTCTGTAAAAGTAAAAAAGAAACAAATATCATCAGTTTTAGAATTATTATTAAAGAACACTAATATTATATTTAAAGTAGTCGATAGACATATTATTCTTGAGTATAATAATACTTTACCAGTACGTGTAAATGATGCCCCTGTTAATGTCAGAGAGCAGCAAAAACACCCCATTAATGGGACTGTTAATGATAATAATGGGCAGCCTTTGCCAGGAGCAAATATTGCTGAAAAAGGAACCACTAACGGAACACAAACTGATTTTGATGGTAAATTCTCAATTGATTTAAGTAGCGATAATGCGACACTTATAATTTCTTACGTAGGGTTTATAAAACAAGAGGTTTTAGTAAACGGGCAAACAAATATTGCTATTACATTACAAGAAGATACAGCCGCGTTAGATGAAGTGGTGGTAGTTGGATATGGGGCTCAATCCCGTAAAAAAGTAACAGGCGCCATTGCATCAGTGAAATCGGAGCAAATAGAAGATCTTCCGGTAACCAGTTTTGATCAAGCTTTAGCAGGTCAAGTAACGGGAGTTCAGGTTTCTGCAGGAACAGGAAGCCCTGGAGTATCTTCAGATATTAAAGTGAGAGGTGTTGGAACAATAACAGCTGGAACATCACCATTATTAGTTATTGACGGTTTCCCTGCAGAAAGTATTAATTTGAGTGATATAAACCCAAATGATATAGCATCCATTCAGGTATTAAAAGACGCAGCATCTGCTGCAATTTATGGATCAAGAGGATCTAATGGGGTTATTTTGGTATCTACAAAACAAGGAAAACAGGGTAAAACTCAATTTAGTTTTAACGCCTATACTGGGTATCAAAAAGTTTCTAGCACCTATGACTTAGCAAACGCATATCAATGGGCTGAATTTCAAACAGAAAATTTTCAAAATCAAGGCGTATTTGCTCCAGATTATGTCCCAGATGTATATCAACCTTATTTAGCAGGTACTCTTGGACTAACCGATACTGATTGGCAAGATGAGATATATATAACTGCACCTATTAGTAGTTATCAATTTTCAGCAAGAGGTGGTAATGAGGATACTAAGTTTTCTGTGTCAGGAGAATATTTTGACCAAGATGGAATCATTATTAGTACAGATTTTAAAAGGTATAGTTTCAGAACAAATTTAACCTCCAATATTTATAAGAATCCAGAAAGTTCCTTTTTGAAAAATGTTAAATTAGGCGTAAATATCGCTCCTTCTTATTCTACTAATAATAAAGTGTCAGAAAATCATCATGGAGATGACGGTATTGTAATTATAACGCAATTTGCATACCCAAATTTTGCGCCTTATAACCCAGATGGATCTTTCGCTATAAGTGAACAAATCATATTCGGACAATCACCAACGGGGTTACAGAATAATGGAGCTAGATTTGAAAACACTGTGGCTATGGCCATTCAAACAGAACGTGTTCAAAGAAGGTTTAATGTAATTGGAAGTACTTATTTAGATTTTACACTAATAGATAATTTAAATTTTAAAACTTATTTTGGATTAAATTATTCCGATAGTGAGCTAAGTAAGTTTAGACCATCAAGTATTGGTACCAGAAGAAATAGAGCATCAGTTGCAGCAGTGGGAAGATTGGATGAAGGTAATATTTTCAATTATATAACGGAGAACACATTTAATTTTAAGAAAACATTTGGTGAAGATCATAATGTCGATGTTTTGGCTGGATATTCTTTCCAAAAAGAAAGGTTATTTTCAAGTTTTTTAACAAGTACAAACGCTAGTGCTAACGATTTTTCAACATTTAATGGCTCTAATGTTATTACTGGAGGAGATACACTTGAAGAAGAGTGGTCTTTAATTTCATATATCAGTAGGTTGAATTATGACTATAAAGGAAAGTATTTATTAAGTGCTTCTTTTAGACGTGATGGTTCATCAAGATTTGGTGATAACTCAAAATGGGGTAATTTCCCATCAGTTTCACTGGGATGGAGAATGGGTGAAGAAGACTTTTTACAAGATAGTGAAACCATTAGCGATTTAAAGCTTCGAGCAAGTTGGGGTATTACGGGAAATAATTCAATTGGTAATTATGGAGGTATCGCCTTATTAGATGCTGCTAATTATGAAAATCTTGGAGGTCTTTCAGCAGACACATCACCTAATGCTAACCTTTCTTGGGAAGAAACGTCTCAAATTGATATTGGTATAGACTTGGGTCTTTTTAACAATAAAATTTCAATTATTGCCGATTATTACAAGTCTACAACAGATGGGTTGTTATTAGATGTTCCAGTGCCTTCTCAAACGGGTTTCACTTCATCCCTACAAAATTTAGGAGAAGTTGAAAATAAAGGGTTTGAATTTGCAATTTCTGCTAATAATATTAAGCTAGGTGAAGTAGAATGGTCTTCATCATTCAATATTTCTACTAATAAGAACAAGGTCATTTCATTAGGTACAGACCAAACGCAAATCATTTCTAAGCATCATAAAACAGAAGTAGGACGACCATTGGGTGAGTTTTATGGATGGAATATTATAGGCGTTTACGATACACAAGCAGAAATTGATGCATCTGCGCATGTAACATCGGGGCGTGGTACAACTCCAGGAGATTATCAAATTGAGGATGTTAATGGAGATGGGCAGATTGACAATGATGATAGAAAAGTAATAGGTAACCCTAACCCTGATTTTACATATGGGTTTTCAACTACCTTTAAGTATAAAGGTTTTGATTTAACAGCTCTACTACAAGGTACTGTTGGACATGATATTTTAAACTTTAACTATTTCTTTGCAACTTTAGAAGGAGGTTTTGGGAACGCATTGGCTGAGCGTGTAGAAGGACGTTGGCAATCACCTTCAAATCCAGGTACAGGCTTTGCAAGAGCTGGAAATAATGGGGCTTTCTATGACAGGTCGAGCAGAATTATCGAAGACGGGGATTTCTTGAGGTTTAGAAACATTACTCTAGGTTATACCTTAGATTCTAAGATTTCTGAAAAAGTTGGAATCGAAAAAGCAAGAATTTACTTTTCATCAATAAATCCATTTACGTTTACTGACTATTCTGGAAGTAATCCAGAGGTAAATTCAAGTGTTGGTGGTAATGCAAATCCATTGCAACCTGGTCTTGATTGGGGTGGCTATCCTACAGCAAAATCTTTCACAGTAGGACTTAATCTAACATTTTAA
- a CDS encoding FecR family protein has product MNEKIENIIVKFLTNGANEEELEKLSNWLKIKDNAQFFDHYIKTNYALDMNMNEFDSKGVKKALMEKIKQDKRIFYKLKIHKVMKYAAVAVVFLGLGYFYQHGVFENDLEMTPPSENITLQLENGNIEIINEDGSSKIVDAQGNVVGSQNGTQLVYNNDNNLESLVYNTLTVPYGKRSKVHLSDGTVVNLNAGTSLKFPVKFIEGKDREVFVQGGEAYFDVTKDIKHPFIVNANEIGIRVLGTKFNISSYPEDEDISTVLVEGSVSIYNKKESYTPENATLLKPGFKADWGKSKNEITIEEADVEMYTAWIKGKIIFRHIPFKNIIKKLERHYNVVIINNNKKLDEKLITTSFDVETIEEVFKILKEINDIDYTINKNQIIIN; this is encoded by the coding sequence ATGAATGAAAAAATTGAAAATATAATTGTTAAATTTTTGACAAATGGAGCAAATGAAGAAGAATTGGAAAAATTATCAAATTGGCTTAAAATCAAAGATAATGCTCAATTTTTTGATCATTATATAAAGACAAATTATGCACTAGATATGAATATGAACGAGTTTGATAGCAAAGGAGTTAAGAAAGCCTTGATGGAAAAAATTAAGCAAGACAAGCGTATATTTTATAAGCTCAAAATTCATAAAGTGATGAAATATGCTGCTGTGGCAGTTGTTTTTTTGGGGCTAGGCTACTTCTATCAACATGGGGTTTTTGAAAATGATTTAGAAATGACTCCTCCAAGTGAAAATATTACGCTACAACTAGAAAATGGGAATATAGAAATCATAAATGAAGATGGTTCTAGTAAAATAGTCGATGCTCAAGGTAATGTGGTAGGATCTCAAAATGGAACTCAATTAGTATATAACAACGATAATAATTTAGAATCTTTAGTTTATAATACGTTAACAGTCCCTTATGGGAAACGTTCTAAGGTTCATTTATCAGACGGAACTGTTGTAAATCTTAATGCTGGTACGTCCCTAAAATTTCCCGTTAAATTCATTGAAGGTAAAGATCGTGAAGTATTTGTACAAGGAGGAGAGGCTTATTTTGATGTAACTAAAGATATAAAACATCCATTTATCGTTAATGCAAATGAAATAGGCATAAGAGTATTGGGTACAAAGTTTAATATTTCTTCGTATCCGGAAGATGAAGATATTAGTACGGTATTAGTAGAAGGATCGGTAAGTATTTATAACAAAAAAGAATCCTATACCCCTGAGAACGCAACCTTATTAAAACCTGGATTTAAGGCAGATTGGGGTAAAAGTAAAAATGAAATTACAATTGAAGAAGCTGACGTAGAAATGTATACAGCTTGGATTAAAGGAAAAATTATTTTCCGACACATACCATTTAAAAATATCATAAAAAAACTAGAGAGGCACTATAACGTAGTTATTATAAATAATAATAAGAAATTGGATGAAAAATTAATCACGACTAGCTTCGATGTTGAAACAATTGAAGAAGTGTTTAAAATATTAAAAGAAATTAATGATATAGACTATACCATCAATAAAAATCAAATAATAATTAACTAA
- a CDS encoding RNA polymerase sigma factor has translation MEFLKKLKKGNQEAYNYLVDIYHHELCVYAGSLSRDIHTAEDIVQNVFLKLWEQREKLNSKFSIKGFLYRSVYNEFIDQYRKKMALTVVEEYYNSRLNTITEEEDTTEIANLITLVKQEIQHLPPKCKEMFLLSKQEGLTNVEIAQYLKVSIKAVERQMTRAFSIIRKKVGEKMHTILFLLFGMHPKQNQLISKHNILKQSFTSSNSFLKS, from the coding sequence ATCGAATTTTTAAAAAAGCTAAAAAAAGGGAATCAAGAGGCTTATAATTACCTTGTTGATATTTACCATCATGAACTTTGCGTATATGCTGGCAGTCTTTCACGAGATATACACACAGCAGAGGACATTGTTCAAAATGTATTTTTAAAACTTTGGGAGCAACGAGAAAAATTAAATTCGAAATTTTCTATTAAAGGCTTTTTATACCGATCTGTTTATAATGAGTTTATTGACCAATATCGAAAAAAAATGGCTCTAACCGTAGTAGAAGAATACTATAATAGCAGATTGAACACTATTACGGAAGAAGAGGATACAACTGAAATTGCAAATTTAATTACTTTAGTAAAACAAGAAATTCAACACTTACCTCCTAAATGCAAAGAAATGTTCTTATTAAGTAAACAGGAGGGTTTAACAAATGTAGAAATTGCGCAATATTTGAAAGTTTCTATAAAAGCTGTAGAACGTCAGATGACAAGAGCTTTTTCTATTATTCGTAAAAAAGTAGGCGAAAAAATGCATACCATTCTGTTTTTACTATTTGGTATGCATCCTAAACAGAATCAATTGATTTCAAAGCATAATATTCTTAAACAGAGCTTTACTTCTAGTAATTCTTTTCTTAAAAGTTAA
- a CDS encoding alpha-hydroxy acid oxidase: MKLHYNYKYPSIEDLREKAKKRIPKFAFEYLDGGCNEDVNLYKNTAEIRDVELLPEYLSKHVKSDMKTELFGHVYDAPFGIAPVGLQGLMWPNSPEILAKAAFKHNIPFILSTVTTSSIETIGELTEGKAWFQLYHPAENSLRDDILKRCEQTGYDTLVILCDVPTFGYRPRDIRNGLAMPPKMTMKNILQVLGKPSWALQTLKHGQPSFEILKPYMPKNLDLKQLGKFMDQTFSGRLNEEKIKPIRDMWKGKLVLKGVANEIDAEKAIQLGLDGIIVSNHGGRQLDAGESTIKPLTRIAEKYSNDIKVMMDSGIRSGPDVARSLASGAEFTFMGRSFMYGVAALGSQGGDHTISILKTQLQQVMEQICCEKIEDFPEHLITK; this comes from the coding sequence ATGAAATTACATTATAATTATAAATATCCATCCATTGAAGATTTAAGGGAAAAGGCAAAGAAAAGAATTCCCAAATTTGCTTTCGAATATCTAGATGGAGGTTGCAATGAAGATGTAAATCTTTATAAGAATACTGCAGAAATTAGAGACGTAGAATTACTTCCTGAATATTTAAGTAAGCATGTCAAATCTGATATGAAAACAGAATTATTTGGTCATGTTTATGATGCCCCTTTTGGAATAGCTCCTGTTGGTTTACAAGGGCTTATGTGGCCTAATTCTCCTGAAATATTAGCGAAAGCAGCTTTTAAACACAATATACCCTTTATATTGAGTACAGTAACAACCAGTTCTATTGAAACGATTGGTGAGCTTACAGAAGGCAAGGCATGGTTTCAATTGTATCATCCAGCCGAAAATAGTTTACGAGACGATATTTTAAAAAGGTGTGAACAAACAGGTTATGATACTTTAGTGATCTTGTGCGACGTACCGACTTTTGGTTACCGCCCAAGAGATATTAGAAACGGATTGGCCATGCCTCCAAAAATGACAATGAAAAACATATTGCAAGTTCTCGGAAAACCTAGCTGGGCCTTGCAGACTCTAAAGCATGGGCAACCAAGCTTTGAAATTCTAAAACCGTATATGCCGAAAAATTTAGATTTAAAACAGTTGGGGAAATTTATGGACCAAACATTTTCCGGCAGATTAAATGAAGAAAAAATAAAGCCTATTCGTGACATGTGGAAAGGTAAATTGGTACTTAAAGGTGTCGCTAATGAAATTGATGCTGAAAAAGCTATTCAGTTAGGATTAGATGGCATTATTGTATCAAATCATGGAGGCAGACAATTAGATGCCGGTGAATCTACAATAAAGCCTTTAACCAGAATTGCAGAAAAGTATAGCAATGACATAAAAGTAATGATGGATAGTGGTATTCGTTCTGGCCCGGACGTTGCAAGGTCTTTAGCAAGTGGTGCCGAGTTTACCTTTATGGGGCGTTCTTTCATGTATGGTGTTGCCGCTTTAGGTAGCCAAGGGGGGGATCATACAATCTCTATTTTAAAAACACAATTGCAACAAGTCATGGAACAAATATGCTGTGAAAAGATAGAAGATTTTCCTGAACATTTAATAACAAAATAA
- a CDS encoding L-rhamnose mutarotase has protein sequence MEKLKRHCFALDLVDDPKSIAEYKKYHEKIWPEITTSIINSGIKVLEIYCIGNRLFMIMEVDDGFSFERKSKMDAENKKVQEWETLMWKYQQALPIANPGEKWLLMDRIYNLT, from the coding sequence ATGGAAAAATTAAAGAGACATTGTTTTGCTTTAGATTTGGTCGATGACCCAAAATCGATTGCCGAATATAAAAAATACCATGAAAAAATTTGGCCAGAGATTACGACTAGCATTATAAATTCGGGAATTAAAGTCTTAGAAATTTATTGTATTGGCAATCGACTGTTTATGATTATGGAAGTTGATGATGGCTTTTCTTTTGAAAGAAAATCTAAAATGGATGCCGAGAATAAAAAAGTACAAGAATGGGAAACGTTAATGTGGAAATACCAACAAGCATTACCAATAGCCAACCCAGGTGAAAAATGGCTATTAATGGATAGAATATATAATTTAACATAG
- the fucP gene encoding L-fucose:H+ symporter permease has product MNTIKKMPVVSKKVLIPFILVTSLFALWGFANAVTDPMVQAFKKVLELSNSQAAWVQMAFYGGYFCMALPAAMFMRKYSYKVGILIGLALYATGALLFYPAAQSESFMFFCLGLYILTFGLAFLETAANPYILAMGAKENATQRLNLAQAFNPVGLIAGLFVAQQFVLKNLQSDDIEDFSALDEASKVLIKTSDLLVIRNPYVILGLVLIGVFVLFLVSKMPQSKDEGGMPSIGDTFATLGKNTKYVLGVLAQILYVGAQIMCWTYIYQYAEAIGIDSVTAGYYQMVAFFLFIIGRAIGTYMLRFMSSGKLLMYFAVLSIVLIIGTMYITGVIGLYALVGVSFFMSLMFPTIYGIALGDLTEEQSKVGSAGLVMAIVGGALMPKLQGMIIDAGGNGVADTKIMGVSEVNFSFILPLLCFIYIAWYGLRVYKRHEATDDVLHHA; this is encoded by the coding sequence ATGAATACCATTAAAAAAATGCCAGTAGTATCTAAAAAGGTACTAATTCCTTTTATTCTAGTCACCTCATTATTTGCCTTATGGGGCTTTGCTAATGCTGTAACCGATCCTATGGTTCAGGCTTTTAAAAAAGTATTAGAATTATCTAACTCTCAGGCTGCTTGGGTCCAAATGGCATTTTATGGTGGTTATTTTTGTATGGCATTACCAGCGGCCATGTTTATGAGAAAATATTCTTATAAAGTGGGTATTTTAATAGGTCTGGCATTGTATGCTACAGGAGCACTTTTATTTTATCCTGCAGCACAATCTGAAAGTTTTATGTTTTTCTGTTTAGGTCTGTACATTCTAACTTTTGGATTAGCGTTTTTAGAAACAGCTGCTAACCCATATATTTTAGCTATGGGTGCCAAGGAAAATGCAACCCAACGCTTAAATCTAGCCCAAGCCTTTAATCCGGTAGGACTTATTGCTGGATTATTTGTAGCTCAACAGTTTGTATTGAAAAATTTGCAATCGGATGATATCGAGGATTTTAGTGCTTTAGATGAAGCTTCAAAAGTTTTAATTAAAACTTCCGACTTATTAGTAATTCGTAATCCTTATGTTATTTTAGGACTCGTGTTAATAGGCGTGTTTGTCTTATTTTTAGTGAGCAAAATGCCACAATCCAAAGACGAAGGCGGGATGCCTAGTATTGGTGATACTTTTGCAACTTTAGGAAAAAACACTAAATATGTTCTTGGCGTTTTAGCCCAAATTTTATATGTAGGAGCTCAAATTATGTGTTGGACTTACATTTATCAATATGCAGAAGCTATTGGTATAGATAGTGTTACTGCCGGATACTATCAAATGGTAGCATTTTTCTTGTTTATTATTGGTCGCGCCATTGGAACTTACATGTTACGTTTTATGAGTTCGGGTAAACTGCTTATGTATTTTGCAGTATTATCAATAGTTTTAATAATAGGTACTATGTACATAACGGGTGTTATAGGCTTATATGCTCTAGTAGGAGTTTCATTCTTTATGTCGTTGATGTTTCCAACCATATACGGAATTGCGTTAGGAGATCTAACCGAAGAACAGTCTAAAGTAGGTTCTGCCGGGTTGGTAATGGCTATTGTTGGAGGTGCTTTAATGCCAAAGCTACAAGGTATGATTATAGATGCTGGTGGTAATGGTGTTGCTGACACAAAAATAATGGGCGTATCTGAAGTTAATTTTTCATTCATTTTACCACTACTATGCTTTATTTATATTGCCTGGTACGGATTAAGAGTTTATAAAAGACATGAAGCTACCGATGATGTTTTACACCATGCCTAA
- a CDS encoding L-fucose dehydrogenase — protein sequence MDLKLKDKVIIVTGGSKGIGNGICNVLATENAIPVIVGRNKKNVLDAVEVIKKNGGNASYAFAELTDKDQCKAAIEKVVDEYGRIDGLVNNAGVNDGVGLENGNYEDFLQSISRNLTHYYLMAHYALPELKKSKGSIVNIGSKTAITGQGGTSGYAAANGGRNALTREWAVELLPYGIRTNAVIVAECYTPLYDRWIKTFDNPEEKLKSITEKIPLEKRMTTTEEIANMVVFLLSEKSSHTTGQLIHVDGGYTHLDRSI from the coding sequence ATGGACTTAAAATTAAAAGATAAAGTTATTATTGTTACCGGAGGCTCTAAAGGCATTGGTAACGGTATTTGTAATGTACTAGCAACAGAAAATGCTATTCCTGTTATTGTAGGGAGAAATAAAAAAAATGTTTTAGATGCTGTGGAGGTCATAAAAAAAAATGGCGGAAATGCTTCTTATGCTTTTGCAGAACTTACCGATAAAGATCAATGTAAAGCAGCAATTGAGAAAGTCGTAGATGAATACGGAAGAATTGATGGCTTAGTAAATAATGCTGGTGTTAATGATGGTGTTGGTTTAGAAAATGGAAATTATGAAGATTTTTTACAGTCTATAAGCCGTAATCTAACACATTATTATTTAATGGCACATTATGCATTACCCGAACTCAAAAAAAGTAAGGGTTCTATAGTCAATATTGGGTCTAAAACGGCTATAACTGGTCAGGGAGGAACTTCTGGTTATGCTGCGGCTAATGGGGGACGTAATGCCCTGACCAGAGAATGGGCCGTAGAATTATTGCCTTACGGTATTCGCACAAATGCTGTTATTGTTGCCGAATGCTATACACCTTTGTATGACAGATGGATTAAGACTTTTGATAATCCTGAAGAAAAACTAAAATCTATTACAGAAAAAATACCTTTAGAAAAGAGGATGACAACCACAGAAGAAATAGCAAACATGGTTGTCTTTTTATTGTCGGAAAAGTCTAGCCATACCACCGGTCAATTAATTCATGTTGATGGAGGCTATACTCATTTAGATAGAAGTATTTGA
- a CDS encoding alpha-L-fucosidase, producing the protein MKKSYLKTLLIGLLLGLCYSCAQNVTKPKPYGPIPTERQLAWHDMEYYAFIHFNMNTFTNMEWGDGSEKPAQFNPTALDAKQWVKTIKDAGMKGVIITAKHHDGFCLWPSKYTEHSVKNAPWKNGQGDVLKDLSEACAAYGLKMGVYLSPWDRNHAQYGKPEYVSYFHNQLRELLTNYGDIFEVWFDGANGGSGYYGGANETRKIDNKTYYQWDKAIEIVRELQPNAVIFGDGGPGVRWVGNEEGWANETNWSLLRKKEVYPGYSKYKELRSGHEDGTHWVPAECDVSIRPGWYYHPSEDIQVKSLSHLVDIYYQSIGRNASLLLNLPVDHRGLVHEKDVEQLMALKQQVEQDFSNNIAKNIKVTATNVRGNKAYFEASNTIDGDKNTYWATEDTVTEASMTLEFETPTEVNRILLQEYINLGQRVYGFNVEAEVNGNWVIIDTQTTIGVKRILRFDTIKASKIRVNITGAKASPLISNIELYRAPNLLTQPVVKRDKKGFVSMDVADKNIDIYYTIDGTEPTSKSNKYNEPFSIDAPTVINVIAYDAEKSKQTVSKTIHYDISKKDWKVIKVSSGKLTDAHKIIDDNPNTSWASNGENTPNEVVIDLGKVYQLEGFTYTPVQGRWPYGIVSNYEFSVSQNNKTWTTAITGEFGNIKNSPIKQTVRFNTLKGRYIKLKGLKIVDNDKRFSASEIGVITKQ; encoded by the coding sequence ATGAAAAAAAGTTATCTAAAAACCCTTCTAATAGGATTATTATTAGGTTTATGTTACTCATGTGCACAAAACGTTACAAAACCTAAACCATATGGCCCCATACCTACAGAACGTCAATTAGCGTGGCATGATATGGAATATTACGCTTTTATTCATTTCAATATGAATACATTTACAAATATGGAATGGGGTGATGGAAGTGAAAAACCGGCACAATTTAATCCAACAGCATTAGATGCTAAACAATGGGTTAAAACAATTAAAGACGCAGGAATGAAAGGGGTTATTATTACAGCAAAACATCATGATGGTTTTTGCTTATGGCCTTCAAAATACACAGAGCATTCTGTCAAAAATGCTCCTTGGAAAAATGGTCAAGGCGATGTGTTAAAAGATTTATCAGAAGCATGCGCTGCCTATGGATTAAAAATGGGCGTGTATTTATCGCCTTGGGATAGAAATCATGCCCAGTATGGAAAACCGGAATACGTAAGCTATTTTCACAATCAATTGCGAGAACTATTAACGAACTATGGGGACATTTTTGAAGTCTGGTTTGATGGTGCCAATGGTGGATCTGGATATTATGGAGGCGCTAATGAAACTCGTAAAATTGATAATAAAACCTATTACCAGTGGGATAAAGCCATTGAAATTGTAAGAGAATTGCAACCTAATGCAGTTATTTTCGGAGATGGTGGCCCTGGCGTTCGTTGGGTGGGAAATGAAGAAGGATGGGCTAATGAGACCAATTGGAGTTTATTAAGAAAAAAAGAAGTTTACCCTGGTTATTCAAAATATAAAGAGCTTCGTTCTGGTCATGAAGATGGTACACATTGGGTACCTGCAGAATGCGATGTATCTATTAGACCTGGTTGGTATTACCATCCGTCTGAAGATATTCAAGTAAAATCATTATCACATTTAGTAGATATTTATTATCAATCTATAGGTAGAAATGCCTCTTTATTGTTGAATTTACCTGTAGATCATAGAGGATTGGTACATGAAAAAGATGTAGAACAATTAATGGCATTGAAGCAACAAGTAGAGCAAGACTTTTCAAACAACATAGCTAAGAACATTAAAGTTACAGCAACCAATGTTAGAGGTAATAAGGCTTATTTTGAAGCAAGTAATACTATAGATGGTGATAAAAACACCTACTGGGCTACGGAAGATACGGTTACTGAAGCCTCTATGACGCTTGAATTTGAAACACCCACAGAAGTCAATAGAATTTTGCTTCAAGAATATATTAATTTAGGGCAACGCGTTTATGGATTTAATGTAGAAGCGGAAGTAAATGGGAACTGGGTAATCATCGATACGCAAACGACCATTGGGGTGAAAAGAATACTGCGCTTTGATACTATTAAAGCTTCAAAAATAAGAGTAAATATTACTGGTGCTAAAGCGTCTCCTCTTATTTCGAATATAGAACTATATAGAGCTCCAAATCTGTTAACACAGCCTGTCGTTAAAAGGGATAAAAAAGGTTTTGTTAGTATGGATGTTGCAGATAAAAATATTGATATTTATTATACTATCGATGGCACAGAACCTACGTCAAAATCAAATAAGTATAATGAACCTTTTTCGATTGATGCTCCAACTGTTATAAATGTCATTGCCTATGATGCTGAAAAAAGCAAACAGACAGTATCAAAAACAATTCATTATGATATTAGTAAAAAAGATTGGAAAGTTATAAAAGTAAGCTCTGGCAAACTTACTGATGCACATAAAATAATTGATGATAATCCAAATACCAGTTGGGCATCAAACGGTGAGAATACTCCAAATGAAGTTGTAATCGATTTAGGTAAAGTTTATCAACTTGAAGGGTTCACTTATACACCTGTACAGGGAAGGTGGCCTTACGGTATTGTATCAAACTATGAATTCTCCGTGAGTCAAAATAATAAAACATGGACTACCGCAATTACTGGAGAGTTTGGAAATATTAAAAACAGTCCTATTAAACAAACTGTTAGATTTAATACCTTAAAAGGAAGATATATAAAATTAAAAGGACTAAAAATTGTAGACAACGACAAAAGATTCTCTGCAAGTGAAATTGGCGTCATAACAAAACAATAA